From the genome of Pseudomonadota bacterium:
GTTCTCCGGCCATCTTGCCCGTAAAACACCCGTCGGCCTTCCCTGTGGAATCACCGGTCGGTTGGTGGCGTTCGCACCTACTCGCTCAGCCTCTCGTTGACTGCACCGTACGCAATGTCGACGTGCGCCGCAAACTCACGCCTTAGGTGGACTTGTGCAAGCGAGAGAACCTCGTCCGCAACAAGAAGGCGACCATCATCAGCAGCGGCGCGAAAGCCAGTGCAACCGGCGCCAAGGTATCGTTGAACGCTTCGGGGAACACCTGCGGCTGCCCCAAAAAAAACGAGCCAGAGGCGATGAAGAACGACACGCACACGCGCCACAAGTGCCGAGACACGCGTGCGGCTGGGAACAGTTTTTTGCGAATGATGGCATTGGCTTCTCCGTACACGGCAGCTACACCGACAAACACAAAGAGCACGAATGCCTGGGGCGGCGAGCCGTCTACAGTGCCGGTAGCGCTGTTCGCTCCGAGGAACATGAAGTACAACCCCATGCCAGTTATCGCGAGCGCCAATGCCAAACCGACTCGCTCAGTCCAGCTCGCGCGGAATTCGCGACGCCTCGCCGTCATGAGGCTCGAGGCCAGGAGGTAAAGGGCCAACACGCCGGCCACCAAGTTCGGTCTCTGCCCTTCAGTGAGAAACGGAGCTACGGCGGCGCCGATCAAGTAGGTGATGGCCATCGAGACGACGAACGTGTACCCCGCCGCTCGGTGCAGTTCCCCGCCCTTTCGTGCGACCGCGGCAATAACTCCCAAAACCAGACCAACCGCACCGCCACCAATGTGCAGGTACAGAAGAACGGCAGCGGCGATGTGCGCGATGGCCGGTGCCGATGGCGACACCTCAAGCTGGACGGCAACTGCGCTCGTCGGGGTCATCAAGGCGAGCAGCGCAGCGAGCAACGCCTGAGGGTAGCGGCAAACTCGAGCCCTAGTGTTTGTAGGGGAATTCCTCATCACGGGGCGCTCGCTCCGAACAGGGCAGTCGAAGTCTAGGAACTTGTCCCGCACACCACATCCGCCAAAAGTAGGATGGGCTGCAAGCCCCACTCCGCCCCGAGGGCTAGGTCACCCGATGCGACGTCGCTCGCATCGCCCGTGTAAGCAAATCGTAGGATCGAAGACTACCCCTCCAAGAACGGGCGCAGCGCCCGTGGAGGGATGCATGAAATTCAATCAGTTGCTATTGCGTGCGGGGGCCTTGATGGCAGGCGCAGCGTACCTAGCGGGGTGCTCCTCACCCCAGCTGGCGATCGACTTCCAGCCTTGCTCGGTGCCCAACGTCGATCGCGTCGTGCAGTGCGCGAACGTACTTGTGCCAGTCGATCATGAGCAGCACAACGGAGAGGAACTCGCCCTCTTCGTCGTGCGTGCCCCCGCGAAAGGGGTACGCGAGAACGCAGCGCCGCTCATGATCCTTGCCGGCGGCCCCGGCCAGGCCGCCGCGTCTCACTACGGCGCTCTCGTAAGATCATCCTTACGCCAAGCGAACACGAACCGAGACCTGATCCTGGTCGACCAGCGCGGCACCGGTCGCTCCCATCCCCTCGAATGCGAAGCGGTGACCGGACTCGGCTTACAGCTGATGAGCGACGACGAACTGGCCGAAGGCGTCGGTGCATGCCTCAAGCACTACGAGGTAAGCCCGCGCCACTTTGCCAGTGAGTCCATCGTGCGTGACCTCGACCACGTGCGCGAGCTCCTCGGCGAGGAGCAAGTCGCCCTGTGGGGAGCCTCCTTCGGTACGCGCCTAGCCCTGCGCTATCTCGCGCGCTACCCTGAGCGAGTCGCGGCGATGGTGATCGATGGTGTGACCTCGAACACCGAATCCCTGTTTGCACAGGCGCCCAAGCACTCGCACGCGGCCGTCATGGCGCTGCTCGCGCGGTGTGAGCACGAAAGCGCCTGCGATGCGCATCAGGTAGTGCAGGACATGGAGCACCTCATCGCCGCCTCAGTCGACACCGTAAACCTACGTGATCCATTGGGCGGCGAGCACATCACACAGGAGATCGACGGCCCGGTCGGCCGCAACTCCGTACGCGGCGCACTCTACTCACCAACGCGCACCGCCCTGATCCCCCTCGCGCTTCGCCGCGCCAGCAACGGCGACCACCAGATGCTCGCCGCGCTCGCGGCAGACACCGCCTCTTGGGCTGGCGAGACGATGTTCGGCGGCGCCACCTTGAGCATCCTCTGCACGGAAGACGTCGACCGCATTACCCCCGAGGCAGCGCGCCTTGCCGGCGAAGGAAGTCTCTTCCAAGACAGCTACTACCGCTTCTGGGCAACGGCCTGTCGGCACTGGCCGCGCACGGACCTGCCCGCGGACTACGGCGAGCTGGTGGTCTCCGACGTGCCCACGCTCGCCCTATCGGGCGGCCTGGACCCGGTCACGCCTCCCGCCTCAGCGGAGGTGGCCATTCGCGGCCTAAGTCAGGTGCAACACCTCGTGGCGCCTGCCGTGGGCCACAACGTCACGCCCGAGGGGTGCGCCCCCCGCCTCATCGCCCAGTTCCTCGACGCCCCGCGGCAGCCAATCGATGGCACCTGCCTGAAGAACCTGAAGGCTCCCCCCATCGTCCCTACCGGAGAAACAGCACTGTGATTTCAATTAACGGATTCGAAAAGTCGTACGGCCAGGTGCAGGCAGCAAGGGGCATCACCTTCGACGCGCGCGACGGCGAGATTACCACCCTGCTGGGTCTCAACGGGTCGGGAAAATCGACGACGCTGCGCGCAATCGCCGGCACCTTGACGCCCGATCGTGGCACGGTGCGAATCGATGGGGTCGACATACAAGCAGATTCGCACCAGGCCCTTCGCGCGCTCGGTGTCTTCCCCGATCGCTTCGGTCTCTACCCGCGCCTGAGCGTGCGCGAGCACCTTGCGCACATCGCCGAGCTGCACGCCCTTGCGCGGGTCGAGAGCGCGATCGCGGCGGTCAGCGCCCAGCTTGGCCTAGGTGACATCCTGGACCGACGCACGGAGGGC
Proteins encoded in this window:
- a CDS encoding alpha/beta fold hydrolase, whose amino-acid sequence is MKFNQLLLRAGALMAGAAYLAGCSSPQLAIDFQPCSVPNVDRVVQCANVLVPVDHEQHNGEELALFVVRAPAKGVRENAAPLMILAGGPGQAAASHYGALVRSSLRQANTNRDLILVDQRGTGRSHPLECEAVTGLGLQLMSDDELAEGVGACLKHYEVSPRHFASESIVRDLDHVRELLGEEQVALWGASFGTRLALRYLARYPERVAAMVIDGVTSNTESLFAQAPKHSHAAVMALLARCEHESACDAHQVVQDMEHLIAASVDTVNLRDPLGGEHITQEIDGPVGRNSVRGALYSPTRTALIPLALRRASNGDHQMLAALAADTASWAGETMFGGATLSILCTEDVDRITPEAARLAGEGSLFQDSYYRFWATACRHWPRTDLPADYGELVVSDVPTLALSGGLDPVTPPASAEVAIRGLSQVQHLVAPAVGHNVTPEGCAPRLIAQFLDAPRQPIDGTCLKNLKAPPIVPTGETAL
- a CDS encoding ATP-binding cassette domain-containing protein; the protein is MISINGFEKSYGQVQAARGITFDARDGEITTLLGLNGSGKSTTLRAIAGTLTPDRGTVRIDGVDIQADSHQALRALGVFPDRFGLYPRLSVREHLAHIAELHALARVESAIAAVSAQLGLGDILDRRTEGFSEGQRMRTGIAMSLLHNPQNLVLDEPSRGLDVLGVRDLRTLLCELRDAGRAILFSSHVLAEVEEIADRIVIIDSGQVLRVDSPRDLRGNCASLEDAVLRELAA